One Meiothermus sp. CFH 77666 DNA window includes the following coding sequences:
- a CDS encoding DapH/DapD/GlmU-related protein: MRRLSETPTIHPTARLTDCRLGAWTEVSEGVVMLETTLGDYSYLMPFGQAAYAEIGKFANLASFVRIHPTNHPMERPSLHHFTYRSALYGLGKDDPAIFEWRRTQRVVIGHDVWIGHGASVMPGVKVGNGAVIGTGAVVTRDVEPFTIVVGVPARPLRRRFDPGIIERLEATAWWDWPHALLKERLPDFRGSVEAFLEKYAP, encoded by the coding sequence ATGCGAAGGCTCTCCGAAACCCCCACCATCCATCCCACCGCCCGCCTGACCGACTGCCGCCTGGGGGCCTGGACCGAGGTGTCCGAGGGAGTGGTGATGCTCGAAACCACCCTCGGCGACTACAGCTACCTGATGCCCTTCGGCCAGGCAGCCTATGCCGAGATCGGCAAGTTTGCCAACCTCGCCAGCTTCGTGCGCATCCACCCCACCAACCACCCCATGGAGCGCCCCTCGCTGCACCACTTCACCTACCGCTCCGCCCTGTACGGCCTGGGAAAGGACGACCCGGCCATCTTCGAGTGGCGAAGAACGCAGCGGGTGGTCATTGGGCACGACGTCTGGATCGGGCATGGGGCCTCGGTGATGCCGGGGGTGAAGGTTGGCAATGGGGCAGTCATCGGCACCGGGGCGGTGGTCACCAGGGATGTGGAGCCTTTCACCATCGTGGTGGGCGTGCCAGCCCGCCCCCTGCGCCGCCGATTTGACCCTGGCATTATCGAAAGGCTGGAAGCTACAGCCTGGTGGGACTGGCCCCACGCCCTGCTCAAGGAGCGGCTACCGGACTTTCGCGGCAGCGTGGAGGCCTTCCTGGAGAAATATGCGCCCTAG
- a CDS encoding ATP-binding cassette domain-containing protein — translation MAHPPEPTEAPPPLEPPRLLRQRPLLQAQGLHRSYGPVTALADVSLAAYPGEVLGIVGESGSGKSTLLRLLNLQEPADRGYYALAIPGYSGQNLFALNRYQARQVRVQHIGIVYQNPHLGLRMKHTASGNVAERLVLAGERRFGRLRRAARGALAASEFPLERMDEAPIRLSGGMQQRVQLAKALALEPALLLLDEPTTGLDVSVQALVLDTLKRLQRARSITMLIVSHDLGVIRTLADRVLVMRAGRVVEQGLTDQVLEDPQHPYTQELVHAKL, via the coding sequence ATGGCCCATCCTCCTGAACCCACCGAAGCTCCTCCCCCCCTCGAGCCCCCCCGCCTCCTGCGCCAGAGGCCCTTGCTGCAGGCGCAGGGCCTGCACAGGTCGTATGGCCCGGTCACGGCCCTGGCCGATGTCTCGCTGGCGGCCTACCCCGGCGAGGTGCTGGGCATCGTGGGGGAGTCGGGCTCCGGCAAGTCCACCTTGCTGCGCCTCCTGAACCTACAGGAGCCCGCCGACCGGGGCTACTATGCGCTGGCGATCCCCGGGTACAGCGGCCAGAACCTCTTTGCGCTGAACCGCTACCAGGCCCGGCAGGTGCGGGTTCAGCACATCGGCATCGTCTACCAGAACCCCCACCTGGGCCTGCGCATGAAGCACACCGCCTCCGGCAACGTGGCAGAGCGGCTGGTGCTGGCGGGCGAGCGGCGCTTCGGGCGGCTGCGGCGGGCGGCACGGGGGGCGCTGGCGGCCTCGGAGTTCCCGCTCGAGCGCATGGACGAGGCCCCTATCCGGCTCTCGGGGGGCATGCAGCAGCGGGTGCAGCTCGCCAAGGCCCTGGCCCTGGAGCCTGCCCTGCTGCTTTTGGACGAGCCCACCACCGGGCTGGACGTCTCGGTGCAGGCCCTGGTGCTCGATACCCTGAAACGCCTGCAGCGGGCACGCAGCATCACCATGCTGATCGTCTCGCACGACCTGGGGGTGATCCGCACCCTGGCCGACCGGGTGCTGGTGATGCGGGCGGGCCGGGTGGTTGAGCAGGGGCTCACCGACCAGGTGCTGGAAGACCCCCAGCACCCCTACACCCAGGAGCTCGTGCACGCCAAGCTCTGA
- a CDS encoding ATP-binding cassette domain-containing protein — MLTVENLAKRFQIHALKREVVAFEGLSFSLQPGQFILVSGPNGAGKSTLLRCLYRSYRPTAGRALYASSQGPLDLVRAADEDITLLRKSEIGYVSQFLRPRPRVSALELVAEPLLHLGTPQQEAERQAAGWLEALGLKEALWAAFPSTFSGGEQQKVNLARALIRSSRLLLLDEPTASLDTAARQALVARLAELKQQGVGILGIFHHPEEVEALVDQTLEIPPVAPFLAPEPQPVA, encoded by the coding sequence ATGCTCACGGTGGAGAACCTCGCCAAGCGCTTCCAGATCCACGCCCTGAAACGCGAGGTGGTGGCCTTCGAGGGCCTCTCTTTCTCCTTACAGCCGGGCCAGTTCATCCTGGTATCCGGGCCCAACGGGGCAGGCAAGTCCACCCTGCTGCGCTGCCTGTACCGAAGCTACCGGCCCACCGCCGGGCGGGCCCTGTATGCTTCCAGTCAGGGCCCCCTCGACCTGGTGCGGGCCGCCGACGAGGACATCACCCTGCTGCGCAAGAGCGAGATTGGGTATGTTTCGCAGTTCCTGCGACCCAGGCCGCGGGTGAGCGCCCTCGAGCTGGTCGCAGAGCCGCTGCTGCACCTGGGCACCCCGCAGCAGGAAGCTGAGCGCCAGGCGGCGGGCTGGCTCGAGGCCCTGGGCCTCAAGGAAGCGCTCTGGGCCGCCTTCCCCAGCACCTTCTCAGGCGGCGAGCAGCAGAAGGTGAACCTGGCCCGCGCCCTGATCCGCTCTAGCCGCCTGCTTCTGCTGGACGAGCCCACCGCCTCGCTCGATACGGCGGCCCGTCAGGCTCTGGTGGCCCGTCTGGCCGAACTGAAGCAGCAGGGGGTCGGGATTCTGGGGATCTTCCATCACCCCGAGGAGGTCGAGGCGCTGGTGGATCAGACCCTGGAAATACCGCCGGTAGCTCCCTTCTTGGCCCCCGAGCCCCAGCCGGTAGCCTGA